A window from Labrus mixtus chromosome 14, fLabMix1.1, whole genome shotgun sequence encodes these proteins:
- the scn4bb gene encoding sodium channel, voltage-gated, type IV, beta b has translation MEVQWVGVESPRLGPPQRAVGVIFLILLGVWSAQALEMSVGKINHLEAVNGSTVLLPCTYASCIGIENLYFNWQFNDNGTMQKVCESVIKDEGVVPDVKIYRERVEFIGMNNHNNVSILLWNITFEDGGKYTCYGRNPKEKGRNHSAIFTLVVVDELRVVDNTLATMIASAVGGAIALLMGFMLLKNFTLFVLSKLEEKNKECLVTSSGIDNTENGLSGSKADSKPTPKKK, from the exons ATGGAGGTCCAGTGGGTTGGGGTCGAATCCCCGAGGCTGGGCCCTCCGCAAAGAGCCGTCGGCGTGATATTCTTAATCCTTCTTG GCGTGTGGTCTGCTCAGGCGCTTGAGATGTCTGTGGGGAAGATTAACCACCTGGAGGCGGTGAATGGCAGCACGGTCTTGCTGCCCTGCACATATGCCAGCTGTATCGGAATTGAGAATCTCTACTTCAACTGGCAATTCAACGACAACGGCACCATGCAGAAG GTGTGTGAATCGGTGATTAAGGATGAGGGCGTGGTGCCAGATGTGAAAATATATCGGGAGCGGGTGGAGTTTATTGGGATGAATAATCACAACAACGTCTCCATCCTGCTGTGGAACATCACCTTCGAGGACGGAGGCAAGTACACTTGTTATGGAcgcaaccccaaagagaagggCAGGAACCATAGCGCCATCTTCACCCTGGTCGTGGTGGACGAGT TGAGGGTGGTGGACAACACGCTGGCCACTATGATAGCCTCAGCTGTGGGCGGAGCCATCGCACTGTTAATGGGATTCATGCTGCTTAAGAACTTCACTCTATTTGTTCTTTCCAAACTTGAAGAGAAAAA TAAGGAGTGCCTTGTAACTTCATCAGGGATCGACAACACAGAAAACGGCCTCTCAGGATCCAAAGCTGATTCAAAACCGACAccaaaaaagaaatga
- the mpzl2b gene encoding myelin protein zero-like protein 2b: MFYPPMSRVWLLLLLGGLVLPGVRHVSGIDIYTPSEVEAVNGTNVKLKCTFTTNRPVSLQSVTVSWNFRSLNSGSDESVFYYQEIPYPPQHGRFKGHAVWSGDILRRDASITLHEVPPTFNGTFICQVRNRPDVHGSNGEIVFRVVNKVALSEIGILAAAVGGACGVILVLLGIFVAVRFCRKKHMENDIEMHPEESKRKDPTVCLPEEAVHLTVVTKEKEAESSDDEESEPSSGDDEEEDGLEDDDDDDDDDDDDDDDDDDDGGDDGGGLFD; the protein is encoded by the exons atgttttatcctCCCATGTCTCGGGTATGGCTTCTGCTTCTCCTGGGAGGACTCGTGCTGCCAG GGGTGCGTCATGTGAGTGGAATAGATATTTACACGCCAAGTGAGGTGGAGGCGGTCAACGGGACAAATGTGAAGCTGAAGTGCACCTTTACAACCAACCGTCCAGTGTCTCTTCAGTCCGTCACAGTGTCCTGGAACTTCAGATCCTTGAATTCAGGATCAGATGAGTCG gTGTTTTACTACCAGGAGATTCCATACCCTCCCCAGCATGGGCGTTTTAAAGGCCATGCAGTATGGTCAGGAGATATTTTGAGACGCGATGCCTCCATCACCCTGCATGAGGTGCCTCCGACCTTTAATGGCACCTTCATCTGCCAGGTGCGCAACCGTCCAGATGTGCACGGCAGTAATGGAGAGATCGTCTTCAGAGTTGTCAACAAAG TTGCCCTCTCTGAGATCGGCATCCTGGCAGCAGCCGTTGGAGGTGCCTGTGGTGTTATCCTCGTCCTTCTTGGTATCTTTGTGGCAGTGAGGTTTTGCAGGAAAAAGCACATGGAAAACGACATTGAGATGCACCCTGAGGAGTCGAAGAGGAAAGACCCGACTGTGTG TTTACCTGAAGAGGCAGTTCATCTGACAGTAGTGACGAAGGAGAAAGAAGCGGAGAGTTCAGACGATGAAGAGTCTGAACCCAGCAGTGGggatgatgaggaagaggacggCCTTGAagacgacgacgatgatgatgatgatgatgatgacgatgatgacgatgatgatgatgatggtggcgATGATGGAGGTGGTTTATTTGACTAG
- the pafah1b2 gene encoding platelet-activating factor acetylhydrolase IB subunit beta: MSGDELNPAAVPQLVEDVQGDGRWMSQHTRFVQECKDAEPDVLFVGDSMIQLMQQYDVWRDLFSPLHALNFGIGGDTTCNVLWRLQNGELENIRPKVVVLWVGTNNHTHTAEQVAGGILAIAQLLTSRLPKAKIIVLGLMPRGERPNPLREKNAAVNGYLRSSLPRLIQAQFLDVSGDFVHSDGTIVPQDMFDFLHLTPTGYRTIAKPLSDLLLQILEETPEERRASLV, encoded by the exons ATGAGTGGTGATGAATTAAACCCAGCTGCAGTGCCTCAGCTTGTGGAGGATGTACAAGGAGATGGACGGTGGATGTCACAG cacacACGATTTGTGCAGGAGTGTAAAGATGCTGAACCAGACGTGCTGTTTGTGGGAGATTCTATGATTCAACTAATGCAGCAGTATGAT GTGTGGAGGGATTTATTTTCCCCTCTTCATGCACTCAACTTTGGCATTGGAGGGGACACCACCTGTAATGTGCTGTGGAGGCTGCAGAACGGAGAGCTGGAGAACATCCGTCCcaag GTGGTGGTGCTGTGGGTAGGAaccaacaatcacacacacactgcagagcaAGTTGCAGGAGGAATTCTTGCTATTGCTCAGCTGCTCACCTCCCGCCTCCCCAAAGCAAAGATCATAGTCCTG ggTTTGATGCCCCGAGGGGAGCGTCCAAACCCACTGAGGGAGAAGAACGCAGCAGTAAACGGGTACCTGCGCTCTAGCCTGCCTCGCCTGATCCAGGCTCAGTTCCTGGATGTGAGTGGGGACTTTGTCCACTCTGACGGTACTATCGTCCCACAGGACATGTTTGACTTCCTCCACCTGACGCCCACGGGTTACCGCACTATAGCCAAGCCCCTCAGCGACCTGCTGCTTCAGATACTGGAGGAGACGCCGGAGGAGAGACGGGCGTCGCTGGTTTGA